From Providencia sp. R33, a single genomic window includes:
- the uraA gene encoding uracil permease, with protein MTRRTIGVEERPPLLQTIPLSFQHLFAMFGATVVVPILFGVNPATILLFNGIGTLIYLFICKGQIPAYLGSSFAFISPVLILLPLGYELALGGFIICGVLFCLVALIVKVAGRGWINVMFPPAAMGAIVAVIGLELAQTAAGMAGLLPKDGAAVDTNTLIISLTTLSVTILCAVMFRGFLSIIPILIGFLTGYALSYFMGIVDFTPVIEAPWFAIPTFYTPRFEWFAILTILPAALVVIAEHVGHLVVTANIVERDLMKSPGLHRSMFANGFSTVLSGFFGSTPNTTYGENIGVMAITKVYSTWVIGGAAIIAILLSCIGKLAAAIQLVPVPVMGGVSLLLYGVIGASGIRVLIDSKVDYNKPQNLILTSVILIIGVSGAVIHIGQAELKGMALATIVGIFMALLFRFITFVRPEKQFINSEVKELNSDK; from the coding sequence ATGACACGTCGCACCATTGGTGTTGAAGAAAGACCACCATTACTACAAACCATTCCACTAAGTTTTCAGCATCTTTTTGCGATGTTTGGCGCAACCGTTGTCGTACCCATTTTGTTTGGTGTAAATCCAGCAACAATCTTGCTGTTTAACGGCATCGGTACACTAATCTACCTCTTTATCTGTAAAGGTCAGATCCCTGCTTATTTAGGGTCAAGTTTTGCCTTTATTTCACCGGTGCTGATTTTACTGCCTTTAGGCTATGAACTGGCACTTGGCGGCTTTATTATTTGTGGCGTGCTGTTTTGCCTTGTGGCGTTAATTGTCAAAGTCGCGGGAAGGGGCTGGATCAACGTCATGTTCCCACCCGCAGCGATGGGGGCGATTGTTGCCGTTATCGGGTTAGAGCTCGCTCAGACGGCAGCGGGTATGGCAGGTTTACTGCCAAAAGATGGCGCCGCGGTTGATACCAATACTTTAATCATTTCATTAACCACGTTATCAGTCACCATTTTATGTGCGGTCATGTTCCGCGGGTTCTTATCGATTATCCCTATTTTAATCGGGTTCTTAACGGGGTATGCGTTGTCATATTTTATGGGCATTGTGGATTTCACTCCAGTGATTGAAGCGCCTTGGTTTGCTATCCCAACATTCTATACCCCACGTTTTGAGTGGTTTGCCATACTCACTATTTTACCTGCGGCTTTAGTCGTTATCGCAGAACACGTAGGGCATTTAGTGGTTACGGCCAATATCGTTGAGCGGGATTTAATGAAATCCCCTGGTTTACATCGCTCCATGTTTGCTAACGGTTTCTCAACAGTGTTATCCGGTTTCTTCGGTTCAACGCCAAACACTACCTATGGTGAAAACATCGGCGTGATGGCGATCACCAAGGTTTACAGTACTTGGGTTATCGGTGGAGCGGCGATTATCGCGATTTTGCTATCATGTATCGGTAAATTAGCCGCGGCTATCCAATTAGTCCCTGTGCCAGTGATGGGCGGTGTTTCTTTATTATTGTACGGGGTCATCGGTGCGTCAGGTATTCGTGTTTTGATTGATTCGAAGGTTGACTATAATAAGCCACAAAACTTAATTTTAACCTCTGTGATCTTAATCATCGGGGTGAGTGGTGCGGTTATTCATATTGGTCAAGCTGAATTGAAAGGCATGGCATTAGCGACTATTGTCGGGATCTTTATGGCATTACTGTTCCGCTTTATTACCTTTGTTCGCCCTGAAAAACAGTTTATTAACAGTGAAGTTAAAGAGCTAAATAGTGATAAGTAA
- the upp gene encoding uracil phosphoribosyltransferase has translation MKIVEVKHPLVKHKLGLMRDHDISTKRFRELASEVGSLLTYEATADLETEKVTIDGWCGPVEIEQIKGKKITVVPILRAGIGMMNGVLESIPSARISVVGVYRDEETLQPVPYFQKLTSDIDERMALVVDPMLATGGSMIATIDLLKKEGCKSIKVLVLVAAPEGIKALEKVHPDVELYTASIDQYLNEEGYIVPGLGDAGDKIFGTK, from the coding sequence ATGAAGATCGTTGAGGTAAAACACCCTCTCGTTAAACATAAACTTGGCCTGATGCGAGATCATGATATAAGCACTAAACGCTTTCGTGAACTGGCCTCAGAGGTTGGTAGCCTACTGACTTATGAAGCAACCGCTGACCTAGAAACTGAAAAAGTGACTATTGATGGTTGGTGTGGTCCTGTCGAAATAGAACAAATTAAAGGTAAGAAAATCACCGTAGTACCAATTCTTCGTGCAGGTATTGGTATGATGAATGGTGTATTGGAAAGTATTCCTAGCGCACGTATCAGTGTGGTTGGTGTTTACCGTGATGAAGAAACACTGCAACCTGTCCCTTATTTCCAAAAACTGACTTCAGATATCGATGAGCGTATGGCGTTAGTTGTTGACCCTATGTTGGCAACTGGCGGCTCGATGATCGCAACTATCGATTTACTGAAAAAAGAAGGGTGTAAGTCAATTAAGGTTTTAGTCTTAGTTGCGGCACCTGAAGGGATCAAAGCATTAGAAAAAGTCCACCCAGACGTTGAGCTGTATACCGCTTCCATTGATCAATATCTCAATGAAGAAGGTTACATTGTTCCTGGTCTCGGTGATGCGGGCGATAAGATATTTGGTACTAAATAA
- the speG gene encoding spermidine N1-acetyltransferase codes for MTTGQVHPFRLRPLEREDLAFIHQLDNNASVMRYWFEEPYEAFVELSDLYDKHIHDQSERRFIVENDSEKVGLVELVEIDYVHRRSEFQIIIAPSHQGHGYASRAARLAMDYAFSVLNLYKLYLIVDKENVKAIHIYNKLGFHTEGELIDEFFVNGRYHTAIRMCVFQQQYFAMKQQSENPESVIAQDKAIKHHI; via the coding sequence ATGACTACCGGGCAAGTTCATCCGTTTAGGTTGCGCCCACTTGAACGTGAAGATTTAGCGTTTATCCATCAACTTGATAACAATGCCAGTGTGATGCGCTACTGGTTTGAAGAGCCTTATGAGGCCTTTGTTGAGCTAAGTGATCTTTACGACAAACATATTCATGACCAATCCGAACGCCGTTTTATCGTTGAAAATGATAGCGAGAAAGTCGGGTTAGTTGAGCTGGTTGAAATTGATTATGTTCACCGCCGTTCTGAATTCCAAATTATTATTGCCCCGAGCCATCAAGGCCATGGGTATGCGAGCCGTGCAGCAAGACTGGCAATGGACTATGCTTTCTCTGTATTAAATTTATATAAACTTTATCTTATTGTTGATAAAGAAAATGTCAAAGCAATCCACATTTATAATAAACTTGGCTTCCATACTGAAGGTGAATTGATCGACGAGTTTTTTGTGAATGGTCGCTACCATACGGCTATCCGTATGTGCGTTTTCCAACAGCAATATTTTGCGATGAAACAGCAATCAGAGAACCCAGAAAGCGTCATCGCACAAGATAAAGCAATTAAGCATCACATTTAG
- the purN gene encoding phosphoribosylglycinamide formyltransferase → MKKIVVLISGSGSNLQSIIEGCQSGTIKGRIVAVVSNQSTAYGLVRAQQAGIPAACLDAKTYTNRQAYDAALLALIEQYQPDLVVLAGFMRILSPEFVTHFTGKLLNIHPSLLPKYPGLHTHRKALENGDQEHGTSVHFVTEELDGGPVILQAKVPVFPEDTEEDLIERVKTQEHAIYPLVVQWFSDNRLTMVEGKAVLDGKTLPQQGYANE, encoded by the coding sequence ATGAAAAAAATCGTTGTTCTCATTTCTGGCAGCGGCAGTAACTTACAATCGATCATTGAAGGTTGCCAATCAGGCACCATAAAGGGTCGTATAGTTGCCGTAGTGAGCAACCAAAGCACGGCTTATGGGCTAGTGCGGGCACAGCAGGCAGGGATCCCTGCCGCTTGCCTTGATGCAAAAACGTATACAAATCGCCAAGCCTATGATGCGGCTTTATTAGCGCTTATTGAGCAATACCAGCCCGATTTGGTGGTCTTAGCTGGGTTTATGCGTATTTTATCCCCAGAATTTGTGACTCATTTCACAGGGAAATTACTCAACATTCACCCTTCTTTATTACCAAAATACCCTGGGCTACATACTCATCGTAAAGCCTTGGAAAATGGCGATCAAGAACACGGCACTTCCGTTCATTTTGTTACTGAGGAATTAGACGGTGGTCCTGTGATATTACAGGCTAAAGTACCCGTTTTTCCCGAAGATACAGAAGAAGACCTGATTGAACGAGTCAAAACGCAAGAGCATGCTATCTACCCTCTGGTTGTACAATGGTTTAGTGATAACCGCTTAACCATGGTTGAGGGTAAAGCCGTATTAGATGGTAAAACGCTCCCTCAACAGGGTTATGCTAACGAGTAG
- the ppk1 gene encoding polyphosphate kinase 1 gives MSQERLYHEKELSWLSFNERVLQEAADKRNPLIERMRFLGIYSNNLDEFYKVRFADVKRRILINEERGSASGSRHLLKRIQSKVAKQEQEFDVLYNDLLLEMARNQIFLINERQISPRQQIWLRQYFRQNLRQHITPILINPDTDLVEFLKDDYTYLAVEIIHGNDIQYALLEIPSDKVPRFVNLPPEMPKRRKSMILIDNILRYTLDEIFKGFFDYDELNAYSMKMTRDAEYDIATEMESSLLEIMSSTLKQRLTAEPVRFVYQRDMPDEMVALLREKLGLSNDDSVIAGGRYHNFKDFINFPNEGNKNLLNKPLPRLRHRWFDNFRNGFDAIRERDVLLYYPYYTFEHTLELLRQASFDPNVLSIKINIYRVAKESRIIDSVIHAAHNGKKVTVVVELQARFDEAANIHWAKRLTEAGVHVIFSAPGLKIHAKLFIISRMEEGQIVRYAHIGTGNFNEKTARLYTDYSLLTANEQITNEVRRVFSFIENPYRPVTFDNLMVSPQNTRTKLTALIDQEIANALEGLPSGITLKINNLVDKELTDKLYDASNAGVKIRLLVRGMCSLVAGQAGYSENIQVTSIVDRFLEHDRVYVFANAGDDKVFISSADWMTRNIDYRIEVAVQLVDPLLKQRVLDILELQFSDTVKARYVDKDLSNHYVPRGNKRKIRSQIAIYEHLKSLETPDTRA, from the coding sequence ATGTCCCAAGAACGTCTCTATCATGAAAAAGAGCTCAGCTGGCTGTCTTTTAACGAGCGCGTTTTGCAAGAAGCCGCCGATAAGCGTAACCCGCTGATTGAGCGAATGCGTTTTTTGGGCATTTATTCCAATAACTTAGACGAATTTTATAAAGTGCGCTTTGCTGATGTAAAGCGCCGTATTTTAATCAACGAAGAGCGCGGCTCTGCCAGTGGTTCTCGCCATTTACTCAAGCGTATTCAATCAAAAGTCGCCAAACAAGAACAAGAATTTGACGTTTTATATAATGACTTACTGCTTGAAATGGCCCGTAACCAAATCTTCCTGATTAACGAGCGTCAAATTTCCCCGCGCCAACAAATCTGGCTACGCCAGTATTTTCGCCAAAATTTACGCCAGCACATTACACCGATTTTAATCAATCCCGATACGGATTTAGTTGAGTTTCTAAAAGATGACTATACCTATCTTGCGGTTGAAATTATTCATGGTAATGATATTCAATATGCGCTGTTAGAAATCCCATCGGATAAAGTCCCGCGATTTGTTAATCTCCCACCTGAGATGCCAAAACGCCGCAAATCCATGATTTTGATTGATAACATACTTCGTTATACGCTAGACGAAATTTTCAAAGGCTTTTTCGATTACGATGAACTTAATGCGTATTCAATGAAAATGACCCGTGACGCCGAATACGATATCGCGACTGAAATGGAATCCAGCTTACTGGAGATCATGTCGTCAACATTAAAACAGCGCCTAACTGCAGAGCCTGTACGTTTTGTTTATCAACGAGATATGCCAGATGAAATGGTTGCCTTATTGCGGGAGAAATTAGGGTTATCCAACGATGACTCCGTCATTGCTGGTGGCCGTTATCATAATTTCAAAGATTTTATTAATTTCCCCAATGAAGGAAATAAAAATTTATTAAACAAGCCACTCCCCCGTTTACGCCACCGCTGGTTTGATAATTTCCGTAACGGTTTTGATGCTATTCGTGAGCGGGATGTACTGTTGTATTATCCGTATTACACCTTCGAACATACCTTGGAGTTATTGCGCCAAGCCTCATTCGACCCAAATGTGTTATCCATCAAAATCAATATTTACCGTGTAGCGAAAGAGTCGCGCATCATCGATTCGGTGATCCACGCGGCGCACAACGGTAAAAAAGTTACCGTTGTCGTTGAATTACAAGCGCGTTTTGATGAAGCGGCAAACATCCATTGGGCGAAGCGACTTACAGAAGCGGGTGTCCACGTCATTTTCTCCGCGCCGGGCCTGAAAATTCACGCTAAATTATTTATTATCTCCCGTATGGAAGAAGGCCAAATTGTTCGCTACGCCCACATTGGTACGGGGAATTTCAACGAAAAAACCGCGCGGTTGTACACCGACTACTCCTTGTTAACGGCTAACGAGCAAATTACCAATGAAGTGCGCCGTGTGTTTAGCTTTATTGAAAACCCATATCGCCCTGTCACCTTCGATAATTTGATGGTTTCACCGCAAAATACGCGAACAAAATTAACGGCGTTAATTGACCAAGAAATTGCCAATGCCCTTGAAGGCTTACCAAGTGGCATCACATTAAAAATTAACAACTTAGTTGATAAAGAACTCACTGATAAGCTTTATGATGCTTCCAATGCAGGGGTGAAAATTCGCCTGTTAGTTCGCGGCATGTGTTCACTCGTGGCTGGGCAAGCGGGTTACAGTGAAAATATTCAAGTCACCAGCATTGTTGACCGCTTTTTAGAACATGACCGTGTTTACGTTTTTGCCAATGCTGGTGATGACAAAGTCTTTATTTCTTCAGCGGATTGGATGACGCGAAACATTGACTACCGAATTGAAGTCGCTGTTCAATTAGTCGATCCCCTTTTAAAACAACGGGTTTTGGATATTCTGGAATTACAATTTAGTGATACGGTAAAAGCGCGTTATGTTGACAAAGATTTAAGTAATCATTATGTTCCCCGCGGCAACAAGCGAAAAATTCGTTCTCAGATTGCCATTTATGAACATTTGAAATCACTTGAAACGCCAGATACCCGAGCTTGA
- the hda gene encoding DnaA inactivator Hda produces MLNTPSQLSLPLYLPDDETFASFYAGENDALLSAIKSAINQAHGSYIYYWSREGGGKSHLLHAACAELSEQGVAVGYVPLDKRAYFVPDVLEGMENLSLVCIDNIQCIAGDEEWEMAIFNLYNRILEIGRTCLLITSDRPPRQIDLKLPDLASRLDWGQIYKLHPLSDEDKIYALQLRARMRGFELPEDVCRFVLKRLDRKMGTLFDILNKLDHASIVAQRKLTIPFVKDILKL; encoded by the coding sequence ATTCTGAACACACCATCACAGCTTTCACTACCACTTTATCTACCGGATGATGAAACCTTTGCCAGCTTTTATGCAGGGGAAAATGATGCGTTGCTGTCTGCTATAAAATCTGCAATCAACCAAGCCCATGGTAGCTACATTTACTATTGGTCACGTGAAGGTGGCGGAAAAAGCCATTTACTCCATGCGGCGTGTGCAGAGCTTTCAGAGCAAGGTGTCGCTGTTGGTTATGTTCCTTTAGATAAACGCGCCTATTTTGTACCTGATGTCCTTGAAGGCATGGAAAACCTCTCACTGGTATGTATTGATAATATCCAATGCATAGCGGGGGATGAAGAATGGGAAATGGCGATTTTCAATTTATACAATCGTATCCTCGAAATTGGCCGTACCTGTTTGTTGATCACCAGTGATCGCCCACCTCGTCAAATTGACCTCAAACTGCCTGATTTAGCATCCCGCCTTGACTGGGGGCAGATTTACAAACTGCATCCATTAAGTGATGAAGATAAAATCTACGCCTTACAATTACGTGCTCGCATGCGTGGCTTTGAACTGCCCGAAGATGTATGCCGTTTTGTGCTTAAGCGCCTCGACAGAAAAATGGGTACGTTGTTTGATATTCTCAACAAGCTCGATCACGCCTCAATTGTTGCCCAGCGCAAACTCACCATTCCGTTTGTTAAAGATATTTTGAAGCTATAG
- the purM gene encoding phosphoribosylformylglycinamidine cyclo-ligase: MTDKTSLSYKDAGVDIDAGNALVERIKGVVKETRRPEVMGGLGGFGALCSLPQKYREPVLVSGTDGVGTKLRLAMDLKRHDSIGIDLVAMCVNDLIVQGAEPLFFLDYYATGKLDVDTAASVITGIAEGCKQSGCALVGGETAEMPGMYHGEDYDVAGFCVGVVERSEIIDGSKVSAGDALIALASSGPHSNGYSLVRKVLEVSKTNPETEQLDGKSLADHLLEPTRIYVKNVLELIAKNDIHAIAHITGGGFWENIPRVLPDNTQAIIDGSSWQWPSVFSWLQHAGDVTTHEMYRTFNCGVGIIIALPQSEVNAALALLTSLGENAWQIGSIGQLPAGEEQVVIR; the protein is encoded by the coding sequence GTGACTGATAAAACCTCTCTCAGCTATAAAGATGCCGGTGTCGATATTGATGCAGGTAACGCACTGGTTGAACGTATTAAAGGTGTTGTAAAAGAAACGCGTCGTCCCGAAGTGATGGGGGGTCTTGGTGGGTTCGGTGCTTTATGTTCCCTGCCACAAAAATACCGCGAGCCTGTACTCGTTTCAGGCACCGATGGCGTTGGTACAAAGTTACGTCTGGCAATGGATTTAAAACGTCACGATTCAATCGGGATTGACCTTGTTGCCATGTGCGTCAATGACCTTATCGTTCAAGGGGCTGAGCCATTATTCTTCCTTGATTACTACGCAACAGGCAAATTAGACGTTGATACCGCTGCCAGCGTCATCACGGGAATTGCTGAAGGCTGTAAACAATCTGGTTGCGCATTAGTGGGTGGTGAAACCGCTGAAATGCCAGGCATGTACCACGGTGAAGACTATGATGTTGCAGGCTTTTGCGTCGGTGTGGTTGAACGCTCTGAAATCATTGATGGCAGCAAAGTCAGCGCTGGTGATGCACTAATCGCCCTCGCCTCAAGTGGCCCTCACTCAAACGGCTATTCATTAGTACGTAAAGTTTTAGAAGTTAGCAAAACGAACCCTGAAACTGAACAGTTAGATGGCAAATCATTGGCTGATCATTTATTAGAACCTACACGTATTTATGTGAAAAACGTGTTAGAGCTGATCGCAAAAAATGACATTCACGCGATTGCACACATTACGGGTGGCGGTTTCTGGGAAAATATCCCGCGCGTTCTGCCTGATAACACCCAAGCCATTATCGATGGTAGCAGCTGGCAATGGCCTTCTGTTTTCAGCTGGTTACAACACGCTGGTGATGTCACTACCCATGAAATGTACCGTACCTTTAACTGTGGTGTTGGCATCATCATTGCCCTGCCACAGAGTGAAGTCAACGCCGCATTAGCGTTATTAACATCACTGGGTGAAAATGCATGGCAAATTGGCTCCATCGGCCAATTACCTGCAGGTGAAGAGCAGGTTGTAATCCGCTAA